Proteins encoded together in one Nitrospirota bacterium window:
- a CDS encoding dual specificity protein phosphatase family protein codes for MPFGIYDQDGELFPELKRQDISIVVVLVEDEEYLEQTQRNLPEFYSTQGFEVIHLPIPNYGIPSHKPLDVAITKTIEYANASQSALIHCSAGIGRTALFAIFLAMKVMRISGREAIQWVGQHHPRTLLTPIQIEMILSHK; via the coding sequence ATGCCTTTTGGCATCTACGACCAGGATGGTGAGTTATTTCCTGAATTGAAAAGGCAGGATATTTCCATCGTGGTTGTGCTTGTGGAAGATGAAGAATATCTCGAACAAACACAACGTAATCTTCCCGAGTTTTACTCGACCCAGGGTTTCGAAGTGATCCACTTGCCGATTCCAAACTACGGGATTCCTTCGCACAAGCCATTAGATGTAGCCATCACGAAAACGATTGAGTACGCCAATGCTTCTCAGAGTGCATTGATTCACTGCTCGGCCGGAATCGGGCGCACCGCACTTTTTGCAATCTTTCTGGCTATGAAGGTCATGAGAATCTCTGGGAGAGAAGCCATTCAATGGGTGGGCCAGCATCATCCACGCACCTTGCTGACACCTATTCAGATTGAGATGATCTTGAGTCACAAATGA